One window of the Candidatus Kinetoplastibacterium desouzaii TCC079E genome contains the following:
- the ettA gene encoding energy-dependent translational throttle protein EttA, which translates to MAKYVYTMNRVSKLVLSKKYILRDISLSFFPGAKIGVLGLNGSGKSTLLKIMAGIDKDIDGEAVPMPGLKIGYLSQEPLLDSNMTVREVIEDGLGDIFLAKKQLELVYAAYAEPDADFDKLASKQAELESIISASASSGFDDLEIQIDIAADALRIPPWDSLVCDLSGGEKRRVALCRMLLSKPDMLLLDEPTNHLDAESVEWLEQFLHKFNGTVVAVTHDRYFLDNVADWILELDRGYGIPWEGNYSSWLKQKEIRLASEESTETARQRTIKKELEWVSQGSKARQSKSKARLKRFEELSSYEYQKRNETQEIFIPVSDRLGNEVIEFRGVSKSYGERLLIDNLSFNVPQGAIVGIIGPNGAGKSTLFRMIVGKEKNDEGSIVIGKTVSIAYVDQTRESLSSEKTVFEFISNGSDHINVGKFLMSSRAYLSRFNFKGTDQNKIVGNLSGGERGRLHLAKTLINGSNVLLLDEPSNDLDVETLRALEDALLEFAGSVLVISHDRWFLDRVATHIISFEGDSKVVFFDGNYSEYEHNKKMIDGNVIPKRLKFKSLR; encoded by the coding sequence ATGGCTAAATACGTATATACGATGAATCGAGTTAGTAAATTAGTTTTATCTAAAAAGTATATTCTTCGAGATATATCATTATCATTTTTTCCTGGAGCAAAAATAGGAGTATTAGGATTAAATGGTTCAGGTAAATCTACTTTATTAAAAATAATGGCAGGTATTGATAAAGATATAGATGGGGAAGCAGTACCAATGCCAGGACTTAAGATAGGATATCTTTCACAGGAGCCACTTCTTGATTCAAATATGACAGTTAGAGAAGTTATAGAAGATGGTCTTGGTGATATATTTTTGGCAAAAAAACAATTAGAGCTAGTTTATGCTGCTTATGCAGAGCCAGATGCTGATTTTGATAAATTGGCTAGTAAGCAAGCAGAGTTAGAGTCTATTATTTCTGCATCTGCTTCTAGTGGTTTTGATGATTTAGAAATTCAAATCGATATCGCTGCTGATGCATTACGTATCCCTCCTTGGGATTCTTTGGTGTGTGATTTATCTGGAGGAGAGAAAAGGCGGGTTGCTTTATGTAGAATGTTGTTATCTAAGCCTGATATGTTGCTATTAGATGAACCTACTAATCATTTAGATGCTGAAAGTGTTGAGTGGTTAGAGCAATTTCTTCATAAATTTAATGGGACTGTAGTTGCTGTTACCCATGATAGATATTTTTTAGATAATGTTGCAGATTGGATTTTAGAGTTAGATAGAGGATATGGCATTCCATGGGAAGGTAATTATAGTTCATGGCTTAAGCAAAAAGAGATCCGTTTGGCTAGTGAAGAAAGTACTGAAACAGCTAGACAAAGAACAATAAAGAAAGAGTTAGAATGGGTTTCACAAGGATCTAAAGCTCGTCAGAGTAAGTCCAAAGCACGATTAAAACGTTTTGAGGAATTATCTTCTTATGAATATCAAAAAAGAAATGAAACACAGGAGATTTTTATTCCTGTGTCAGATAGGCTTGGTAATGAAGTTATAGAATTTAGAGGTGTTAGCAAATCATATGGAGAACGGTTATTAATTGATAATCTTAGTTTTAATGTTCCACAAGGAGCTATTGTTGGAATAATAGGTCCTAATGGTGCCGGTAAATCTACATTATTTAGGATGATTGTAGGTAAGGAAAAGAATGATGAAGGTAGCATCGTAATTGGTAAAACCGTTAGTATAGCTTATGTTGATCAAACTAGAGAGTCTTTATCTTCGGAAAAGACTGTTTTTGAATTTATATCTAACGGATCAGATCATATTAATGTTGGTAAATTCCTTATGTCTTCTAGAGCCTATTTAAGTAGATTTAATTTTAAAGGGACTGATCAAAACAAGATTGTTGGTAATTTGTCAGGAGGGGAAAGGGGTAGATTACATCTCGCTAAGACTTTAATTAATGGTTCAAATGTTTTATTATTGGATGAGCCTTCAAATGATTTAGATGTTGAAACATTAAGAGCATTGGAAGATGCTTTGTTGGAATTTGCTGGTAGTGTATTAGTTATTAGTCACGATAGATGGTTTCTAGATAGAGTAGCTACTCATATTATATCTTTTGAAGGAGATTCAAAAGTTGTATTTTTTGATGGTAATTATAGTGAATATGAACATAATAAGAAGATGATTGATGGAAATGTGATTCCTAAAAGATTAAAATTTAAATCCTTAAGATAA
- the uvrA gene encoding excinuclease ABC subunit UvrA — protein sequence MISKIKIIGANQNNLKNIDLTINTNEFLVITGVSGSGKSSLAIETLYSEGQNKYLETFSTYARQIISSIDKPSINKIEGILPAILINQKNPIRNRHSTVGTITEINDYLKLVFANCAELYCNNCKSIVKKTTPESIFQDIKYKTKKIDKPRIIIAFDFLTSTSIKEDILKYLASKGYLNIYKEELINKNDENSPILLRIIQDRLILSDDNKNRFLEAVTMALTMGNGFANVQLINDNNIDTNVWKYSNLLYCTNCNIKYSELNTGIFSFTSPLGACDSCSGFGNEIIIDMDKVIPDDNKSILSGAIKPWQTEYFKIYQKELEKNAILNSISLTTPWKDLKDSAKELIINGDCHWPGIKGFFQNLETKSYKMHIRILLSKYRKYVTCSKCNGSRFKNNSLLWHINPNNSNPKNNYDDNLKLDNKKINIKDVLGMPLRELLVLLKKIKDNSIINKNYSPLKEIINRVEFLNNIGLDYLTLDRYSKTLSGGELQRINLTIALGSSLINTLFVIDEPSNGLHDSEINKVIESIKKLRDMGNCVLVIEHNHKMILSSDRIIEMGPKSGSDGGQIIFDGTPLQFISANTITSNHIKQINQKRTIKEFDNNKISIIDGMANNLKKINLEIPINKLISVTGVSGSGKSSLVRDIIYNSLVSNKENPEKKLKNVKGINGAEKIENVFFLDNENPIKSYRSIIASYIGIYDRIRNIFAKNSLSIERNYKPNFFSLNSGQGRCPECNGKGFEKIDMLFIPDVYIKCKECDGRYFRDEILDIKVGDKNNKYSIDQILNLNIQEVIKVFSDSEICNSLKSLIELGLDYLRLGNPIATMSNGEIKRLKLAKYLIELKSKKTFAQNSLIIIDEPTSGLHINEIQLLIESLQNLVNQGNTVIAVEHNLEFISASDWIYDLGPKGGKNGGKIIGYGTPEDIKKNKSSYTGKSLNLYFENPIDFITKEQNNINEEFSLKDHNSIKIFNAYENNLNNIDLEIPLNEFVVITGVSGSGKSTLAFNILFHEGQRRYLMTMNSYARSVTNTIKKADVSKIINLPPTASISQHLNNGNNKSTVGTISEVHNFLRLLYTKLGTQYCYKCNNHIFTTNKNQIVARIFKELKGLNAIFMMPIRVQEKSTLLNIIREQNIPYINIKNNLIATNKINFEEISLEKIIYIPVKEEKIIEHNEFKIHSIVEEIVTDSEGFIKIIEKPINPQKIKEQNILKELFFSTKNSCLNCKINFPPIDSKLFSYNSSQGWCEYCNGSGLIKNLKKEKQYKSSDDYITCNHCLGKKLNKTTLSILWENHNIDDLTSMSIDDLISFFNNIKLNSKELQISNNIIKEILNRLTFMQRVGIGYLNLNRPEISLSGGESQRVHLASQIGSESQGICYILDEPTIGLHPYDNKSLIESILKLKNNGNTVIVVEHDTEIIRNASHIIEIGPGAGSRGGKIVAQGNIEELLRNTNSITAKYLTNIKRIPSEKIKLDKNKILEVKNAKLHNLDNINVHFQMGLLNVVTGLSGSGKSTLVQDVLLKNLKSKEQNNESEWVNCKYIKGFKEINKTLLVDQNPIGKNSRSCPGTFVGFWDEIRNIFASTNESKIKGWTSSRFSFNSKEGQCKECNGLGIKTTEISFMVNSEIICESCNGTRFNTETRTIEFLGKNIGDVLNMEVDEALEIFKNFPKIHRPLKAMQEIGLGYLPIGQRSSNLSGGEAQRIKIVTELSKIKHNFSNNQHNLYILDEPTIGLSSYDVQKLIYVLRQLIQLNNSIIVIEHNIDFILNSDWIIDMGPGGGSKGGSIIFQGLVPDLINSNIQSYTKNAILDFI from the coding sequence ATGATTTCTAAAATCAAAATTATTGGTGCAAATCAAAATAATCTTAAAAATATAGATCTTACAATTAACACAAATGAATTTTTAGTTATTACTGGAGTGTCTGGATCTGGTAAAAGTTCTTTAGCAATAGAAACATTATATTCTGAAGGACAGAATAAATATCTAGAAACTTTCTCAACATACGCTAGGCAAATTATAAGTTCTATAGACAAACCATCAATAAATAAGATTGAAGGAATATTACCAGCAATATTGATTAACCAAAAAAACCCAATAAGGAATCGTCATAGTACTGTTGGCACAATAACAGAAATAAATGATTATTTAAAATTAGTTTTTGCTAATTGTGCAGAACTATACTGTAATAATTGTAAATCCATTGTAAAAAAGACTACTCCTGAATCTATTTTTCAAGATATTAAATATAAAACAAAAAAAATAGATAAACCAAGAATCATTATAGCATTTGATTTTTTAACATCCACTAGTATAAAAGAAGATATTTTAAAATATTTAGCTAGTAAAGGATATTTAAATATTTATAAAGAAGAGTTAATAAATAAAAATGATGAAAATAGCCCTATCTTGTTAAGAATAATACAAGATAGATTAATTTTATCTGATGACAATAAAAATAGATTTTTAGAAGCAGTTACTATGGCTCTAACAATGGGAAATGGTTTTGCTAACGTTCAGCTAATCAATGACAACAATATAGATACAAATGTATGGAAGTATAGTAATTTGTTATATTGTACTAACTGTAATATAAAATACAGTGAACTTAACACAGGAATCTTTTCTTTTACCTCTCCTCTGGGTGCATGTGACTCATGTAGTGGATTTGGAAATGAAATTATTATAGACATGGATAAAGTTATCCCAGATGATAATAAATCAATATTGTCTGGAGCAATAAAGCCGTGGCAAACTGAATATTTTAAAATCTATCAAAAAGAACTAGAAAAAAATGCGATATTAAATTCGATCTCATTAACAACCCCTTGGAAAGATCTAAAAGATTCTGCAAAAGAGTTGATCATAAATGGAGATTGTCATTGGCCTGGTATAAAAGGTTTCTTTCAGAATTTAGAAACTAAATCCTATAAAATGCATATCCGCATATTACTTTCAAAATATAGAAAATATGTAACATGCTCAAAATGTAATGGAAGTAGATTTAAGAATAATTCTTTGCTATGGCATATAAATCCAAATAATTCTAATCCAAAAAACAACTACGATGACAATCTAAAACTAGATAATAAAAAAATTAACATCAAAGATGTCTTAGGAATGCCTCTAAGAGAACTATTAGTTTTATTAAAAAAAATCAAAGACAACTCTATCATTAATAAGAACTATTCTCCTTTAAAAGAAATTATTAACAGAGTCGAATTTCTAAATAATATTGGATTAGACTATCTAACTTTAGATCGATATAGCAAAACTTTATCTGGAGGTGAACTACAAAGAATTAACCTGACTATAGCACTAGGATCATCATTAATAAATACTTTATTTGTAATAGATGAACCATCTAATGGACTACACGATAGTGAAATAAATAAAGTAATAGAGTCAATAAAAAAACTACGTGATATGGGTAATTGTGTTCTAGTTATTGAACACAATCATAAAATGATTTTATCATCAGATAGAATCATAGAAATGGGACCAAAATCTGGATCAGATGGAGGTCAAATAATATTTGATGGTACTCCCCTTCAATTCATCTCAGCTAATACTATAACAAGCAATCACATAAAACAAATAAATCAAAAAAGAACTATAAAAGAGTTTGATAATAATAAAATTAGCATTATAGACGGAATGGCTAACAATTTAAAAAAAATAAATTTAGAAATACCTATAAATAAATTAATTTCTGTTACTGGCGTTTCTGGTTCAGGTAAAAGCTCTCTAGTTAGAGACATTATTTATAATTCACTAGTATCTAATAAAGAAAACCCAGAAAAAAAACTAAAAAATGTCAAAGGAATTAATGGAGCCGAAAAAATAGAAAATGTTTTTTTCTTGGACAATGAAAACCCAATAAAAAGCTATCGCTCTATAATCGCAAGTTATATAGGAATATATGACAGAATAAGAAATATTTTTGCAAAGAATTCATTGTCAATAGAAAGAAATTACAAACCAAATTTCTTCAGTCTAAATAGTGGACAAGGTAGATGTCCTGAGTGCAATGGAAAAGGTTTTGAAAAAATAGATATGTTATTTATTCCAGATGTTTATATCAAATGTAAAGAATGTGATGGTAGATATTTTCGTGATGAAATATTAGATATAAAAGTTGGAGATAAAAATAACAAATACTCTATTGATCAAATTTTAAATCTTAATATACAAGAAGTAATAAAAGTATTTAGTGATTCAGAAATTTGTAATAGTCTAAAATCTCTTATTGAACTAGGATTAGATTACTTAAGATTAGGAAATCCTATAGCAACCATGTCCAATGGAGAAATCAAAAGATTAAAATTAGCTAAATATCTAATAGAACTTAAATCAAAAAAAACCTTTGCTCAAAACTCGCTTATCATAATAGACGAACCAACTAGCGGATTACATATAAATGAAATACAACTATTAATTGAGTCATTACAAAACTTAGTAAATCAAGGAAATACCGTAATAGCAGTAGAGCATAATCTAGAATTTATTAGTGCGTCTGACTGGATATATGATCTAGGACCTAAAGGAGGAAAAAATGGTGGTAAGATAATAGGATACGGAACTCCAGAAGATATTAAAAAAAATAAAAGCTCATATACTGGGAAGTCATTAAACTTATATTTTGAAAATCCTATTGATTTTATAACTAAAGAACAAAATAACATAAATGAAGAATTTTCTTTAAAAGATCACAACTCAATAAAAATATTTAATGCATATGAAAACAACTTAAATAACATTGATCTAGAAATACCTTTAAATGAATTCGTTGTTATTACTGGAGTATCAGGGTCAGGTAAATCTACTCTTGCCTTCAATATATTATTTCATGAAGGACAACGTAGATATTTAATGACTATGAATAGTTATGCTAGATCCGTTACAAACACAATAAAAAAAGCAGATGTAAGTAAAATCATCAATTTACCACCAACAGCCTCCATATCTCAACACTTAAATAATGGAAATAATAAATCTACTGTCGGAACAATTTCAGAAGTACATAACTTTTTAAGATTGTTATACACAAAACTAGGAACTCAATATTGTTATAAATGCAACAATCATATATTTACAACAAACAAAAATCAAATTGTTGCTAGGATATTTAAAGAACTCAAAGGTCTAAATGCAATATTTATGATGCCAATAAGAGTACAAGAAAAATCTACTTTGCTAAATATAATTAGAGAACAAAATATACCTTACATAAATATAAAAAATAATTTAATAGCAACAAATAAAATTAATTTTGAAGAAATTAGTTTAGAAAAAATAATATATATTCCTGTAAAAGAAGAAAAAATAATAGAACACAATGAATTCAAAATACATAGTATTGTAGAAGAAATAGTAACTGATAGCGAAGGATTTATTAAAATTATAGAAAAACCTATAAACCCACAAAAAATCAAAGAACAGAATATTCTTAAAGAACTGTTTTTCTCAACTAAAAATTCATGTTTAAATTGTAAAATTAATTTTCCTCCCATAGACTCAAAATTGTTCTCATACAATTCTTCACAAGGATGGTGTGAATATTGCAATGGATCTGGCTTAATAAAAAATTTAAAAAAAGAGAAACAATATAAATCATCAGATGATTACATTACATGTAATCATTGTCTTGGCAAGAAACTGAATAAAACAACACTATCTATATTATGGGAAAATCATAATATAGACGACTTAACATCTATGTCTATAGATGATTTAATATCATTTTTTAATAACATAAAATTAAACTCAAAAGAATTACAAATATCAAACAATATAATAAAAGAAATACTGAATAGATTAACTTTTATGCAAAGGGTTGGAATCGGTTATCTTAACCTCAATAGACCAGAAATAAGTTTATCAGGAGGAGAATCACAAAGAGTTCATCTGGCATCGCAAATTGGATCAGAGTCCCAAGGAATATGCTATATATTAGATGAACCTACTATAGGACTTCATCCATATGATAATAAATCATTGATTGAGTCTATATTAAAACTAAAAAACAACGGTAATACTGTAATAGTAGTTGAACACGATACAGAAATTATTAGAAATGCATCCCATATAATAGAAATTGGCCCAGGAGCAGGATCACGTGGTGGAAAAATTGTTGCTCAAGGAAATATAGAAGAATTACTAAGAAATACCAATTCTATAACTGCAAAATATTTAACAAATATAAAAAGAATACCATCAGAAAAAATAAAATTAGATAAAAATAAAATATTAGAAGTTAAAAATGCTAAATTACATAATTTAGATAATATTAATGTACATTTTCAAATGGGTTTGTTAAATGTAGTTACTGGATTATCAGGATCAGGAAAATCAACTCTAGTACAAGATGTTTTATTAAAAAATCTTAAATCTAAAGAACAAAACAATGAGTCTGAATGGGTTAATTGTAAATATATTAAAGGATTTAAAGAGATCAATAAAACATTATTAGTAGATCAAAATCCAATAGGTAAAAATTCTCGTTCATGTCCAGGAACATTTGTAGGTTTTTGGGATGAAATTCGCAATATTTTTGCCAGTACCAATGAATCAAAAATTAAAGGATGGACATCTTCAAGATTCTCTTTTAACTCCAAAGAAGGTCAATGTAAAGAATGCAATGGTTTAGGAATTAAAACAACAGAAATTAGCTTTATGGTAAATTCAGAAATCATATGTGAAAGTTGCAATGGCACACGATTCAACACAGAAACAAGAACCATAGAATTCTTAGGAAAAAATATCGGCGATGTGTTAAATATGGAAGTTGATGAAGCTTTAGAAATATTTAAAAATTTTCCAAAAATTCACCGACCACTAAAAGCAATGCAAGAAATAGGACTAGGATACTTACCAATAGGACAAAGATCATCTAATTTATCTGGAGGAGAGGCTCAAAGAATAAAAATAGTAACAGAGTTATCTAAAATAAAACATAATTTTAGTAACAATCAACACAATCTCTATATTCTAGACGAACCTACTATTGGATTATCTTCTTATGACGTTCAAAAACTTATTTATGTTTTGCGTCAATTAATTCAATTAAACAATTCAATAATAGTAATAGAACACAATATAGATTTTATATTAAACTCAGACTGGATTATAGATATGGGGCCAGGAGGAGGATCCAAAGGAGGATCAATTATATTTCAAGGTTTAGTCCCTGATTTAATAAACTCAAATATACAATCATATACAAAAAATGCTATTCTCGATTTTATATAA
- a CDS encoding tRNA threonylcarbamoyladenosine dehydratase, which produces MLLVIKIEMIVNLERRFHGVSKLYGEDALNLFKESHVAVIGIGGVGSWVVESLARSGIGTITIVDLDHISESNINRQIHAMTSTIGKSKITSMADRIAEINPSCNVICKDDFISQDNINEILTDKYSVIIDCIDQIHAKLAISLFSKINDYPLFICGGAGGKTDFFSLKSGDISLATHDALLSKLRSKIRKSFDFQYYLNKNKNKRKPKIGLCALWFAQPTIYPNICNANFSGGLACAGYGSLVTCTASMGFAAANLALNNIVMNIKKSV; this is translated from the coding sequence ATGTTACTAGTTATAAAAATAGAAATGATTGTTAACTTAGAGAGAAGATTTCATGGGGTATCTAAACTTTATGGAGAAGATGCGCTTAACTTATTTAAAGAATCTCACGTTGCTGTTATAGGTATTGGTGGAGTTGGTTCATGGGTGGTTGAGTCTTTAGCTAGAAGTGGAATTGGAACTATAACTATAGTTGATTTGGATCATATATCAGAATCAAATATAAATAGGCAGATTCACGCGATGACTTCAACTATTGGCAAATCAAAAATTACTTCAATGGCTGATCGCATAGCAGAGATCAATCCTTCTTGCAATGTAATATGTAAGGATGATTTTATTTCGCAAGATAATATTAATGAGATTCTAACTGATAAATATAGTGTAATTATTGATTGTATAGATCAGATTCATGCTAAATTAGCAATTTCTTTGTTTTCTAAAATAAATGATTATCCATTGTTTATTTGCGGAGGAGCAGGAGGAAAAACAGATTTTTTTTCTTTGAAGTCAGGAGATATTTCTTTAGCAACACATGATGCTCTTTTATCTAAGTTACGTAGCAAAATACGTAAAAGTTTTGACTTTCAGTATTATCTGAACAAAAACAAAAACAAAAGAAAACCTAAAATTGGATTGTGTGCTTTATGGTTTGCCCAGCCAACAATATATCCAAACATTTGTAATGCTAATTTTAGTGGCGGACTTGCTTGTGCTGGTTATGGTTCTTTAGTTACATGTACAGCATCTATGGGCTTTGCAGCAGCAAATTTAGCATTAAATAATATAGTTATGAATATAAAGAAAAGTGTATAG
- the pdxH gene encoding pyridoxamine 5'-phosphate oxidase, producing MLKISNLRQNYCKNSLLENDLLQSPFDQFNKWLSDALENKVYEPNAMTLSTVDKDMQPSSRILLLKSFDNDGFVFYTNYKSRKGIDLENNSKACLLFFWPTLERQVRIEGYVNKTSTIESDEYYRSRPLESRIGAWASIQSQIINDRSDFKTKEKYYKQKFGENPPRPSYWGGYRLTPKVFEFWQGRPSRLHDRIIYRLQNESTNWQISRLSP from the coding sequence ATGTTAAAAATATCAAACTTACGTCAAAATTATTGCAAGAATAGCCTCTTAGAAAATGATTTACTTCAATCACCCTTTGATCAATTTAATAAATGGCTTTCAGATGCCTTAGAGAATAAAGTTTATGAACCTAATGCAATGACTCTAAGTACTGTAGATAAAGACATGCAACCATCTTCTAGAATATTACTCTTAAAAAGCTTTGATAATGATGGCTTTGTGTTTTATACAAACTATAAATCTCGCAAAGGAATTGATTTAGAAAACAATTCTAAAGCTTGTTTATTATTCTTCTGGCCAACTTTAGAAAGACAAGTTAGAATAGAAGGTTATGTAAACAAAACATCTACAATAGAATCTGATGAATATTATAGAAGTAGACCTTTAGAATCACGTATTGGAGCCTGGGCTTCAATACAAAGTCAAATCATTAATGATCGCTCAGATTTTAAAACAAAAGAAAAGTATTACAAACAAAAATTCGGAGAAAATCCACCAAGGCCAAGTTATTGGGGTGGATATAGATTAACCCCCAAAGTATTTGAGTTTTGGCAAGGTAGACCATCACGATTACATGATAGAATCATTTACAGACTACAAAATGAATCTACTAATTGGCAAATTAGCCGTTTATCACCATAA
- a CDS encoding flavin reductase family protein: MLVNFPTDQQTLRKSLGMFSTGVAIVTTNDSHNKAFGLTINSFSSLSLDPPFIIWNISIKSTLKDIFQNSKNYVVHILTKHHTNIANIFAKKDILARFNGIDTKLSPSGTIMIEKNFMAWFDCYNYKQYEEGDHIIMIGRIEHLYYDNNNSPLIFCKGTFHETNI, from the coding sequence ATGCTGGTTAATTTCCCAACAGATCAACAAACATTACGTAAATCCTTAGGAATGTTTTCTACAGGTGTGGCTATAGTAACGACAAATGATTCTCATAATAAAGCATTTGGGTTAACAATTAACTCATTTAGTTCATTATCATTAGACCCTCCTTTTATAATATGGAATATATCTATTAAATCAACATTAAAAGACATATTCCAAAATTCTAAAAACTATGTTGTCCATATATTGACTAAACATCATACTAACATTGCAAACATTTTTGCGAAAAAAGACATCTTAGCAAGATTCAATGGAATAGATACTAAATTATCCCCAAGTGGTACTATTATGATAGAAAAAAATTTTATGGCCTGGTTCGATTGCTACAATTATAAGCAGTACGAAGAAGGTGATCATATTATAATGATAGGTAGAATAGAACATCTATACTACGACAATAATAATAGCCCTTTAATATTTTGCAAAGGGACATTTCATGAAACAAATATTTAG
- the tsaE gene encoding tRNA (adenosine(37)-N6)-threonylcarbamoyltransferase complex ATPase subunit type 1 TsaE, with translation MNIIISSNSIYLPDVNRTNDLAKILFSSIFSKSEPSTLHINLKGDIGTGKTTFARSFLQNMGIKDRIKSPSYSLLESYKALNLNIYHFDFYRIDDPIEFINLGFKDILKEKALFFIEWPEKVEKYLPIPDLELSFQCYKTGRIVEILAKTNQGTRWSQTILGQKQNL, from the coding sequence ATGAATATTATAATTTCCAGTAATAGCATTTACCTTCCTGATGTGAATCGTACTAATGATCTAGCAAAAATACTATTCTCATCAATTTTTAGTAAATCTGAACCTAGTACCTTACATATTAATTTAAAAGGTGATATTGGAACAGGTAAAACCACTTTTGCTAGATCATTCTTACAAAACATGGGAATAAAGGATAGAATTAAAAGTCCAAGTTATTCACTTTTAGAATCTTATAAAGCTTTAAATTTAAATATCTATCATTTTGATTTTTATAGAATAGATGACCCAATTGAATTTATAAATCTTGGGTTTAAGGATATTCTAAAAGAAAAAGCTTTATTTTTCATCGAATGGCCAGAAAAAGTAGAGAAATACCTTCCTATCCCTGATTTGGAATTGTCTTTTCAATGCTATAAAACAGGTAGAATTGTTGAAATATTAGCAAAAACAAATCAAGGAACACGATGGTCACAAACAATACTAGGACAAAAACAAAATCTCTAA
- a CDS encoding N-acetylmuramoyl-L-alanine amidase, translated as MVTNNTRTKTKSLIKYILKYCFIIINIILIPSFANNTSNTYNKIISIRNWPSEEYSRIIIESTKNLHNKSLILESQDQLVIEFENIILDSVFKKFIDNFKNNDKFIKKIRIEQKPTNSIRIVFDLKESITSQIFSLEPIANYKYRTFIDLHPKTINDPILTMVRNQKNDTNNELDNIIHNIIRAKKNSKENKYCINESILDKKFTIVIDPGHGGEDSGAVGKNGLMEKNVTLSIANKLKKILDNQKIFSTYLTRDGDYFVPLDLRIQKARILNADLLISIHADAWIDIKANGASVFALSNNGASSTQAKWLANRANQSDLLGGIDLKHQNKNIAKVLLELSTTTQIKSSIRIGSIVLKELKQISKLHKDNVGQAEFAILKAPDIPSILIETAFISNPKEEILLKEEKHQKKIAIAIAKSIHTYFDINDYNRVKDYYKNIELL; from the coding sequence ATGGTCACAAACAATACTAGGACAAAAACAAAATCTCTAATAAAATATATACTGAAATATTGTTTTATTATTATAAATATAATATTAATTCCATCATTTGCCAATAACACATCAAATACTTATAATAAAATCATTTCTATCAGAAACTGGCCTTCTGAAGAATACTCCAGGATAATTATAGAGTCTACAAAAAATTTACATAATAAAAGTTTGATTTTAGAAAGCCAAGATCAATTAGTAATAGAATTTGAAAATATAATTTTAGATTCTGTTTTTAAAAAATTCATTGATAATTTTAAAAACAATGATAAATTTATAAAAAAAATAAGAATAGAACAAAAACCCACAAATTCTATAAGAATAGTATTTGATTTAAAAGAATCAATAACTTCCCAAATCTTTTCTTTAGAACCAATAGCAAACTACAAATATAGAACATTTATTGATTTACATCCAAAAACTATAAATGACCCTATATTAACGATGGTTCGCAATCAAAAAAATGATACTAATAATGAATTAGATAATATTATTCATAATATTATCAGAGCTAAAAAAAATTCTAAAGAAAATAAATATTGCATTAACGAATCTATTCTAGACAAAAAGTTTACTATCGTTATTGATCCTGGACATGGAGGAGAAGATTCTGGTGCAGTTGGAAAAAATGGCTTAATGGAAAAAAATGTTACTTTATCTATAGCTAACAAACTAAAAAAAATATTAGACAATCAAAAAATTTTTTCGACGTATTTAACTAGAGATGGTGATTATTTTGTACCACTAGACTTAAGAATACAAAAAGCTAGAATACTAAATGCAGATCTTTTAATATCTATCCATGCTGATGCATGGATAGATATTAAGGCCAATGGCGCGTCCGTATTTGCATTGTCAAATAATGGAGCTTCAAGCACTCAAGCAAAATGGCTTGCAAACAGAGCAAATCAATCAGATCTATTAGGTGGAATTGATTTAAAACACCAAAACAAAAATATAGCTAAAGTTCTTTTGGAATTATCAACAACAACTCAAATAAAGAGTTCTATAAGAATAGGTTCAATAGTTCTGAAGGAACTCAAACAAATTAGCAAATTACATAAAGATAATGTAGGGCAAGCTGAATTTGCTATATTAAAAGCCCCTGACATACCTTCAATTCTAATAGAAACAGCCTTTATAAGTAACCCCAAAGAGGAAATTCTTTTAAAAGAAGAAAAACATCAAAAGAAGATCGCAATTGCAATAGCAAAATCTATACATACATATTTTGACATTAATGATTATAATAGAGTCAAAGATTATTATAAAAATATAGAACTATTATAA